In a genomic window of Labeo rohita strain BAU-BD-2019 chromosome 20, IGBB_LRoh.1.0, whole genome shotgun sequence:
- the prg4b gene encoding proteoglycan 4b isoform X11: MATYLPLLLLFAYTSTGSSDPNSCTGRCGEGYYKGNVCQCDNECMSLNECCTDFKELCTTKDSCKGRCGEPFHRAHTCHCDFDCVSYNQCCPDYENMCLVEETSSEDMTDGEEFGEAEEVAIPKDEDESEGLDASSMLPTDENPTEGPSSTAPTEGAASTAPTEGPSSTAPTEGAASTAPTEGPTTTASTEDPSSTAPTEGPSSTAPTEDPSSTASTEGPASTAPTEGPTTAASTEDPSSIAPTEGPSSVGPTEDPFNAAPTDGPSGAGPTEDPFNAAPRDGPSSAGPTEDPFNAAPRDGPSSAGPTEDPSSTAPTEDPSSTAPTEGPSSAGPTEDPSSTAPTEGPTTAASTEDPSSTAPTEGPSSVATPVPKKTLSTPAPTKKPRKPKRPTRPSKDKNDKPNSKESLKDPSSVAPIIPEENPLEPSFDKNGIKDYQADDYDTNLCSGRPVSGLTTLRNGTTVVFRGHYFWTLDKHRNPDPPQLITKVWGIPSPIDTVYTRCNCLGKTYFFKGKNYWRFENGVMDPGFPKPITQGFGQIDHITAALSIPEYRSRKESVIFFRRGGRAQKYTYQVTPSCGRKPRISLLTVRRRARRQAAAALGQVITISRTWKGFPTVVTSAVSVPSRVKEGYKYYVFSQNKYYSIKMEREKPAILKPAQGPKENAATSFFKCPATQKN, encoded by the exons ATGGCCACATATCTGCCCTTACTGCTGCTGTTTGCATATACCTCCACAGGCTCTTCAGATCCAA ATAGCTGTACCGGTCGTTGTGGTGAAGGCTACTACAAAGGAAATGTGTGCCAGTGTGACAACGAGTGTATGAGCTTGAATGAGTGCTGTACAGACTTTAAAGAGTTGTGTACTACAA AGGACTCATGCAAAGGACGCTGCGGGGAGCCTTTTCATAGAGCCCATACATGTCACTGTGATTTTGATTGTGTCTCATACAATCAATGCTGCCCTGATTATGAGAACATGTGCTTGGTGGAAG aaaCCTCTAGTGAGGACATGACTGATGGTGAAGAGTTTGGAG AGGCAGAAGAGGTAGCTATCCCTAAGGATGAAGATGAGTCTGAAGGCCTTG ATGCCAGCAGCATGCTTCCTACTGATGAGAACCCAACTGAAGGTCCATCAAGCACAGCACCAACTGAAGGTGCAGCAAGCACAGCACCAACTGAAGGTCCATCAAGCACAGCACCAACTGAAGGTGCAGCAAGCACAGCACCAACTGAAGGTCCAACAACCACAGCATCAACAGAAGATCCTTCAAGCACAGCACCAACTGAAGGTCCATCAAGCACAGCACCAACAGAAGATCCTTCAAGCACAGCATCAACAGAAGGTCCAGCAAGCACAGCACCAACTGAAGGTCCAACAACCGCAGCATCAACAGAAGATCCTTCAAGCATAGCACCAACTGAAGGTCCATCAAGTGTAGGGCCAACAGAAGATCCTTTTAATGCAGCACCAACAGATGGTCCATCAGGTGCAGGGCCAACAGAAGATCCTTTTAATGCAGCACCAAGAGATGGTCCATCAAGTGCAGGGCCAACAGAAGATCCTTTTAATGCAGCACCAAGAGATGGTCCATCAAGTGCAGGGCCAACAGAAGATCCTTCAAGCACAGCACCAACTGAAG ATCCTTCAAGCACAGCACCAACTGAAG GTCCATCAAGTGCAGGGCCAACAGAAGATCCTTCAAGCACAGCACCAACTGAAGGTCCAACAACCGCAGCATCAACAGAAGATCCTTCAAGCACAGCACCAACTGAAGGTCCATCAAGCGTAGCTACCCCTGTCCCAAAGAAGACACTGTCCACTCCTGCTCCAACAAAAAAACCAAGAAAACCAAAAAGACCCACTCGTCCTAGTAAAGACAAGAACGACAAACCCAATTCAAAGGAATCTCTCAAGGATCCTAGTAGTGTTGCTCCAATCATACCAGAAGAAAATCCTCTTGAACCAAGCTTTGACAAGAATGGCATTAAAGATTATCAAGCTG atgaTTATGACACTAACCTCTGCAGTGGGCGTCCAGTTAGCGGTTTGACTACTCTCAGAAATGGTACCACTGTGGTGTTCAGAG GACATTACTTCTGGACATTGGACAAACATAGAAATCCCGATCCTCCTCAACTAATTACAAAGGTCTGGGGAATCCCATCTCCCATCGACACGGTTTACACCCGCTGCAACTGCCTGGGCAAAACCTACTTCTTCAAG GGAAAGAACTACTGGAGGTTTGAGAATGGTGTGATGGATCCTGGCTTTCCCAAACCCATCACCCAAGGCTTTGGACAGATTGATCACATCACAGCTGCTTTATCTATTCCAGAGTACAGAAGCAGAAAAGAGTCTGTAATCTTCTTCAGGAGAG GTGGGAGGGCACAAAAGTACACATACCAGGTTACTCCAAGTTGTGGGAGAAAGCCAAGAATTTCTCTGTTGACCGTGAGAAGGAGAGCCAGACGACAAGCTG CTGCAGCTCTGGGGCAAGTGATCACCATCTCAAGGACCTGGAAAGGATTTCCGACCGTGGTGACCTCAGCCGTATCTGTACCCTCAAGAGTGAAAGAAGGATACAAGTATTACGTATTCTCTCAAA ACAAATACTACAGCATCAAAATGGAAAGAGAAAAACCTGCCATCCTAAAACCTGCTCAAGGTCCAAAGGAAAACGCAGCAACCAGCTTCTTCAAATGCCCAGCAACCCAGAAAAACTGA
- the prg4b gene encoding proteoglycan 4b isoform X28 codes for MATYLPLLLLFAYTSTGSSDPNSCTGRCGEGYYKGNVCQCDNECMSLNECCTDFKELCTTKDSCKGRCGEPFHRAHTCHCDFDCVSYNQCCPDYENMCLVEETSSEDMTDGEEFGEAEEVAIPKDEDESEGLDASSMLPTDENPTEGPSSTAPTEGAASTAPTEGPSSTAPTEGAASTAPTEGPTTTASTEDPSSTAPTEGPSSTAPTEDPSSTASTEDPSSTAPTEGPSSAGPTEDPSSTAPTEGPTTASSTEGPLSSVPTEGPSSAGPTEDPSSTAPTEGPTTAASTEDPSSTAPTEGPSSVATPVPKKTLSTPAPTKKPRKPKRPTRPSKDKNDKPNSKESLKDPSSVAPIIPEENPLEPSFDKNGIKDYQADDYDTNLCSGRPVSGLTTLRNGTTVVFRGHYFWTLDKHRNPDPPQLITKVWGIPSPIDTVYTRCNCLGKTYFFKGKNYWRFENGVMDPGFPKPITQGFGQIDHITAALSIPEYRSRKESVIFFRRGGRAQKYTYQVTPSCGRKPRISLLTVRRRARRQAAAALGQVITISRTWKGFPTVVTSAVSVPSRVKEGYKYYVFSQNKYYSIKMEREKPAILKPAQGPKENAATSFFKCPATQKN; via the exons ATGGCCACATATCTGCCCTTACTGCTGCTGTTTGCATATACCTCCACAGGCTCTTCAGATCCAA ATAGCTGTACCGGTCGTTGTGGTGAAGGCTACTACAAAGGAAATGTGTGCCAGTGTGACAACGAGTGTATGAGCTTGAATGAGTGCTGTACAGACTTTAAAGAGTTGTGTACTACAA AGGACTCATGCAAAGGACGCTGCGGGGAGCCTTTTCATAGAGCCCATACATGTCACTGTGATTTTGATTGTGTCTCATACAATCAATGCTGCCCTGATTATGAGAACATGTGCTTGGTGGAAG aaaCCTCTAGTGAGGACATGACTGATGGTGAAGAGTTTGGAG AGGCAGAAGAGGTAGCTATCCCTAAGGATGAAGATGAGTCTGAAGGCCTTG ATGCCAGCAGCATGCTTCCTACTGATGAGAACCCAACTGAAGGTCCATCAAGCACAGCACCAACTGAAGGTGCAGCAAGCACAGCACCAACTGAAGGTCCATCAAGCACAGCACCAACTGAAGGTGCAGCAAGCACAGCACCAACTGAAGGTCCAACAACCACAGCATCAACAGAAGATCCTTCAAGCACAGCACCAACTGAAGGTCCATCAAGCACAGCACCAACAGAAGATCCTTCAAGCACAGCATCAACAGAAG ATCCTTCAAGCACAGCACCAACTGAAG GTCCATCAAGTGCAGGGCCAACAGAAGATCCTTCAAGCACAGCACCAACTGAAGGTCCAACAACCGCATCATCAACAGAAGGCCCTTTAAGTTCAGTACCAACAGAAGGTCCATCAAGTGCAGGGCCAACAGAAGATCCTTCAAGCACAGCACCAACTGAAGGTCCAACAACCGCAGCATCAACAGAAGATCCTTCAAGCACAGCACCAACTGAAGGTCCATCAAGCGTAGCTACCCCTGTCCCAAAGAAGACACTGTCCACTCCTGCTCCAACAAAAAAACCAAGAAAACCAAAAAGACCCACTCGTCCTAGTAAAGACAAGAACGACAAACCCAATTCAAAGGAATCTCTCAAGGATCCTAGTAGTGTTGCTCCAATCATACCAGAAGAAAATCCTCTTGAACCAAGCTTTGACAAGAATGGCATTAAAGATTATCAAGCTG atgaTTATGACACTAACCTCTGCAGTGGGCGTCCAGTTAGCGGTTTGACTACTCTCAGAAATGGTACCACTGTGGTGTTCAGAG GACATTACTTCTGGACATTGGACAAACATAGAAATCCCGATCCTCCTCAACTAATTACAAAGGTCTGGGGAATCCCATCTCCCATCGACACGGTTTACACCCGCTGCAACTGCCTGGGCAAAACCTACTTCTTCAAG GGAAAGAACTACTGGAGGTTTGAGAATGGTGTGATGGATCCTGGCTTTCCCAAACCCATCACCCAAGGCTTTGGACAGATTGATCACATCACAGCTGCTTTATCTATTCCAGAGTACAGAAGCAGAAAAGAGTCTGTAATCTTCTTCAGGAGAG GTGGGAGGGCACAAAAGTACACATACCAGGTTACTCCAAGTTGTGGGAGAAAGCCAAGAATTTCTCTGTTGACCGTGAGAAGGAGAGCCAGACGACAAGCTG CTGCAGCTCTGGGGCAAGTGATCACCATCTCAAGGACCTGGAAAGGATTTCCGACCGTGGTGACCTCAGCCGTATCTGTACCCTCAAGAGTGAAAGAAGGATACAAGTATTACGTATTCTCTCAAA ACAAATACTACAGCATCAAAATGGAAAGAGAAAAACCTGCCATCCTAAAACCTGCTCAAGGTCCAAAGGAAAACGCAGCAACCAGCTTCTTCAAATGCCCAGCAACCCAGAAAAACTGA
- the prg4b gene encoding proteoglycan 4b isoform X20, whose protein sequence is MATYLPLLLLFAYTSTGSSDPNSCTGRCGEGYYKGNVCQCDNECMSLNECCTDFKELCTTKDSCKGRCGEPFHRAHTCHCDFDCVSYNQCCPDYENMCLVEETSSEDMTDGEEFGEAEEVAIPKDEDESEGLDASSMLPTDENPTEGPSSTAPTEGAASTAPTEGPSSTAPTEGAASTAPTEGPTTTASTEDPSSTAPTEGPSSTAPTEDPSSTASTEGPASTAPTEGPTTAASTEDPSSIAPTEGPSSVGPTEDPFNAAPTDGPSGAGPTEDPFNAAPRDGPSSAGPTEDPSSTAPTEGPTTAASTEDPSSTAPTEGPSSVATPVPKKTLSTPAPTKKPRKPKRPTRPSKDKNDKPNSKESLKDPSSVAPIIPEENPLEPSFDKNGIKDYQADDYDTNLCSGRPVSGLTTLRNGTTVVFRGHYFWTLDKHRNPDPPQLITKVWGIPSPIDTVYTRCNCLGKTYFFKGKNYWRFENGVMDPGFPKPITQGFGQIDHITAALSIPEYRSRKESVIFFRRGGRAQKYTYQVTPSCGRKPRISLLTVRRRARRQAAAALGQVITISRTWKGFPTVVTSAVSVPSRVKEGYKYYVFSQNKYYSIKMEREKPAILKPAQGPKENAATSFFKCPATQKN, encoded by the exons ATGGCCACATATCTGCCCTTACTGCTGCTGTTTGCATATACCTCCACAGGCTCTTCAGATCCAA ATAGCTGTACCGGTCGTTGTGGTGAAGGCTACTACAAAGGAAATGTGTGCCAGTGTGACAACGAGTGTATGAGCTTGAATGAGTGCTGTACAGACTTTAAAGAGTTGTGTACTACAA AGGACTCATGCAAAGGACGCTGCGGGGAGCCTTTTCATAGAGCCCATACATGTCACTGTGATTTTGATTGTGTCTCATACAATCAATGCTGCCCTGATTATGAGAACATGTGCTTGGTGGAAG aaaCCTCTAGTGAGGACATGACTGATGGTGAAGAGTTTGGAG AGGCAGAAGAGGTAGCTATCCCTAAGGATGAAGATGAGTCTGAAGGCCTTG ATGCCAGCAGCATGCTTCCTACTGATGAGAACCCAACTGAAGGTCCATCAAGCACAGCACCAACTGAAGGTGCAGCAAGCACAGCACCAACTGAAGGTCCATCAAGCACAGCACCAACTGAAGGTGCAGCAAGCACAGCACCAACTGAAGGTCCAACAACCACAGCATCAACAGAAGATCCTTCAAGCACAGCACCAACTGAAGGTCCATCAAGCACAGCACCAACAGAAGATCCTTCAAGCACAGCATCAACAGAAGGTCCAGCAAGCACAGCACCAACTGAAGGTCCAACAACCGCAGCATCAACAGAAGATCCTTCAAGCATAGCACCAACTGAAGGTCCATCAAGTGTAGGGCCAACAGAAGATCCTTTTAATGCAGCACCAACAGATGGTCCATCAGGTGCAGGGCCAACAGAAGATCCTTTTAATGCAGCACCAAGAGATG GTCCATCAAGTGCAGGGCCAACAGAAGATCCTTCAAGCACAGCACCAACTGAAGGTCCAACAACCGCAGCATCAACAGAAGATCCTTCAAGCACAGCACCAACTGAAGGTCCATCAAGCGTAGCTACCCCTGTCCCAAAGAAGACACTGTCCACTCCTGCTCCAACAAAAAAACCAAGAAAACCAAAAAGACCCACTCGTCCTAGTAAAGACAAGAACGACAAACCCAATTCAAAGGAATCTCTCAAGGATCCTAGTAGTGTTGCTCCAATCATACCAGAAGAAAATCCTCTTGAACCAAGCTTTGACAAGAATGGCATTAAAGATTATCAAGCTG atgaTTATGACACTAACCTCTGCAGTGGGCGTCCAGTTAGCGGTTTGACTACTCTCAGAAATGGTACCACTGTGGTGTTCAGAG GACATTACTTCTGGACATTGGACAAACATAGAAATCCCGATCCTCCTCAACTAATTACAAAGGTCTGGGGAATCCCATCTCCCATCGACACGGTTTACACCCGCTGCAACTGCCTGGGCAAAACCTACTTCTTCAAG GGAAAGAACTACTGGAGGTTTGAGAATGGTGTGATGGATCCTGGCTTTCCCAAACCCATCACCCAAGGCTTTGGACAGATTGATCACATCACAGCTGCTTTATCTATTCCAGAGTACAGAAGCAGAAAAGAGTCTGTAATCTTCTTCAGGAGAG GTGGGAGGGCACAAAAGTACACATACCAGGTTACTCCAAGTTGTGGGAGAAAGCCAAGAATTTCTCTGTTGACCGTGAGAAGGAGAGCCAGACGACAAGCTG CTGCAGCTCTGGGGCAAGTGATCACCATCTCAAGGACCTGGAAAGGATTTCCGACCGTGGTGACCTCAGCCGTATCTGTACCCTCAAGAGTGAAAGAAGGATACAAGTATTACGTATTCTCTCAAA ACAAATACTACAGCATCAAAATGGAAAGAGAAAAACCTGCCATCCTAAAACCTGCTCAAGGTCCAAAGGAAAACGCAGCAACCAGCTTCTTCAAATGCCCAGCAACCCAGAAAAACTGA
- the prg4b gene encoding proteoglycan 4b isoform X15, whose protein sequence is MATYLPLLLLFAYTSTGSSDPNSCTGRCGEGYYKGNVCQCDNECMSLNECCTDFKELCTTKDSCKGRCGEPFHRAHTCHCDFDCVSYNQCCPDYENMCLVEETSSEDMTDGEEFGEAEEVAIPKDEDESEGLDASSMLPTDENPTEGPSSTAPTEGAASTAPTEGPSSTAPTEGAASTAPTEGPTTTASTEDPSSTAPTEGPSSTAPTEDPSSTASTEGPASTAPTEGPTTAASTEDPSSIAPTEGPSSVGPTEDPFNAAPTDGPSSAGPTEDPSSTAPTEGPTTASSTEGPLSSVPTEGPSSAGPTEDPSSTAPTEGPTTAASTEDPSSTAPTEGPSSVATPVPKKTLSTPAPTKKPRKPKRPTRPSKDKNDKPNSKESLKDPSSVAPIIPEENPLEPSFDKNGIKDYQADDYDTNLCSGRPVSGLTTLRNGTTVVFRGHYFWTLDKHRNPDPPQLITKVWGIPSPIDTVYTRCNCLGKTYFFKGKNYWRFENGVMDPGFPKPITQGFGQIDHITAALSIPEYRSRKESVIFFRRGGRAQKYTYQVTPSCGRKPRISLLTVRRRARRQAAAALGQVITISRTWKGFPTVVTSAVSVPSRVKEGYKYYVFSQNKYYSIKMEREKPAILKPAQGPKENAATSFFKCPATQKN, encoded by the exons ATGGCCACATATCTGCCCTTACTGCTGCTGTTTGCATATACCTCCACAGGCTCTTCAGATCCAA ATAGCTGTACCGGTCGTTGTGGTGAAGGCTACTACAAAGGAAATGTGTGCCAGTGTGACAACGAGTGTATGAGCTTGAATGAGTGCTGTACAGACTTTAAAGAGTTGTGTACTACAA AGGACTCATGCAAAGGACGCTGCGGGGAGCCTTTTCATAGAGCCCATACATGTCACTGTGATTTTGATTGTGTCTCATACAATCAATGCTGCCCTGATTATGAGAACATGTGCTTGGTGGAAG aaaCCTCTAGTGAGGACATGACTGATGGTGAAGAGTTTGGAG AGGCAGAAGAGGTAGCTATCCCTAAGGATGAAGATGAGTCTGAAGGCCTTG ATGCCAGCAGCATGCTTCCTACTGATGAGAACCCAACTGAAGGTCCATCAAGCACAGCACCAACTGAAGGTGCAGCAAGCACAGCACCAACTGAAGGTCCATCAAGCACAGCACCAACTGAAGGTGCAGCAAGCACAGCACCAACTGAAGGTCCAACAACCACAGCATCAACAGAAGATCCTTCAAGCACAGCACCAACTGAAGGTCCATCAAGCACAGCACCAACAGAAGATCCTTCAAGCACAGCATCAACAGAAGGTCCAGCAAGCACAGCACCAACTGAAGGTCCAACAACCGCAGCATCAACAGAAGATCCTTCAAGCATAGCACCAACTGAAGGTCCATCAAGTGTAGGGCCAACAGAAGATCCTTTTAATGCAGCACCAACAGATG GTCCATCAAGTGCAGGGCCAACAGAAGATCCTTCAAGCACAGCACCAACTGAAGGTCCAACAACCGCATCATCAACAGAAGGCCCTTTAAGTTCAGTACCAACAGAAGGTCCATCAAGTGCAGGGCCAACAGAAGATCCTTCAAGCACAGCACCAACTGAAGGTCCAACAACCGCAGCATCAACAGAAGATCCTTCAAGCACAGCACCAACTGAAGGTCCATCAAGCGTAGCTACCCCTGTCCCAAAGAAGACACTGTCCACTCCTGCTCCAACAAAAAAACCAAGAAAACCAAAAAGACCCACTCGTCCTAGTAAAGACAAGAACGACAAACCCAATTCAAAGGAATCTCTCAAGGATCCTAGTAGTGTTGCTCCAATCATACCAGAAGAAAATCCTCTTGAACCAAGCTTTGACAAGAATGGCATTAAAGATTATCAAGCTG atgaTTATGACACTAACCTCTGCAGTGGGCGTCCAGTTAGCGGTTTGACTACTCTCAGAAATGGTACCACTGTGGTGTTCAGAG GACATTACTTCTGGACATTGGACAAACATAGAAATCCCGATCCTCCTCAACTAATTACAAAGGTCTGGGGAATCCCATCTCCCATCGACACGGTTTACACCCGCTGCAACTGCCTGGGCAAAACCTACTTCTTCAAG GGAAAGAACTACTGGAGGTTTGAGAATGGTGTGATGGATCCTGGCTTTCCCAAACCCATCACCCAAGGCTTTGGACAGATTGATCACATCACAGCTGCTTTATCTATTCCAGAGTACAGAAGCAGAAAAGAGTCTGTAATCTTCTTCAGGAGAG GTGGGAGGGCACAAAAGTACACATACCAGGTTACTCCAAGTTGTGGGAGAAAGCCAAGAATTTCTCTGTTGACCGTGAGAAGGAGAGCCAGACGACAAGCTG CTGCAGCTCTGGGGCAAGTGATCACCATCTCAAGGACCTGGAAAGGATTTCCGACCGTGGTGACCTCAGCCGTATCTGTACCCTCAAGAGTGAAAGAAGGATACAAGTATTACGTATTCTCTCAAA ACAAATACTACAGCATCAAAATGGAAAGAGAAAAACCTGCCATCCTAAAACCTGCTCAAGGTCCAAAGGAAAACGCAGCAACCAGCTTCTTCAAATGCCCAGCAACCCAGAAAAACTGA
- the prg4b gene encoding proteoglycan 4b isoform X21: protein MATYLPLLLLFAYTSTGSSDPNSCTGRCGEGYYKGNVCQCDNECMSLNECCTDFKELCTTKDSCKGRCGEPFHRAHTCHCDFDCVSYNQCCPDYENMCLVEETSSEDMTDGEEFGEAEEVAIPKDEDESEGLDASSMLPTDENPTEGPSSTAPTEGAASTAPTEGPSSTAPTEGAASTAPTEGPTTTASTEDPSSTAPTEGPSSTAPTEDPSSTASTEGPASTAPTEGPTTAASTEDPSSIAPTEGPSSVGPTEDPFNAAPTDGPSSAGPTEDPSSTAPTEGPSSAGPTEDPSSTAPTEGPTTAASTEDPSSTAPTEGPSSVATPVPKKTLSTPAPTKKPRKPKRPTRPSKDKNDKPNSKESLKDPSSVAPIIPEENPLEPSFDKNGIKDYQADDYDTNLCSGRPVSGLTTLRNGTTVVFRGHYFWTLDKHRNPDPPQLITKVWGIPSPIDTVYTRCNCLGKTYFFKGKNYWRFENGVMDPGFPKPITQGFGQIDHITAALSIPEYRSRKESVIFFRRGGRAQKYTYQVTPSCGRKPRISLLTVRRRARRQAAAALGQVITISRTWKGFPTVVTSAVSVPSRVKEGYKYYVFSQNKYYSIKMEREKPAILKPAQGPKENAATSFFKCPATQKN, encoded by the exons ATGGCCACATATCTGCCCTTACTGCTGCTGTTTGCATATACCTCCACAGGCTCTTCAGATCCAA ATAGCTGTACCGGTCGTTGTGGTGAAGGCTACTACAAAGGAAATGTGTGCCAGTGTGACAACGAGTGTATGAGCTTGAATGAGTGCTGTACAGACTTTAAAGAGTTGTGTACTACAA AGGACTCATGCAAAGGACGCTGCGGGGAGCCTTTTCATAGAGCCCATACATGTCACTGTGATTTTGATTGTGTCTCATACAATCAATGCTGCCCTGATTATGAGAACATGTGCTTGGTGGAAG aaaCCTCTAGTGAGGACATGACTGATGGTGAAGAGTTTGGAG AGGCAGAAGAGGTAGCTATCCCTAAGGATGAAGATGAGTCTGAAGGCCTTG ATGCCAGCAGCATGCTTCCTACTGATGAGAACCCAACTGAAGGTCCATCAAGCACAGCACCAACTGAAGGTGCAGCAAGCACAGCACCAACTGAAGGTCCATCAAGCACAGCACCAACTGAAGGTGCAGCAAGCACAGCACCAACTGAAGGTCCAACAACCACAGCATCAACAGAAGATCCTTCAAGCACAGCACCAACTGAAGGTCCATCAAGCACAGCACCAACAGAAGATCCTTCAAGCACAGCATCAACAGAAGGTCCAGCAAGCACAGCACCAACTGAAGGTCCAACAACCGCAGCATCAACAGAAGATCCTTCAAGCATAGCACCAACTGAAGGTCCATCAAGTGTAGGGCCAACAGAAGATCCTTTTAATGCAGCACCAACAGATG GTCCATCAAGTGCAGGGCCAACAGAAGATCCTTCAAGCACAGCACCAACTGAAG GTCCATCAAGTGCAGGGCCAACAGAAGATCCTTCAAGCACAGCACCAACTGAAGGTCCAACAACCGCAGCATCAACAGAAGATCCTTCAAGCACAGCACCAACTGAAGGTCCATCAAGCGTAGCTACCCCTGTCCCAAAGAAGACACTGTCCACTCCTGCTCCAACAAAAAAACCAAGAAAACCAAAAAGACCCACTCGTCCTAGTAAAGACAAGAACGACAAACCCAATTCAAAGGAATCTCTCAAGGATCCTAGTAGTGTTGCTCCAATCATACCAGAAGAAAATCCTCTTGAACCAAGCTTTGACAAGAATGGCATTAAAGATTATCAAGCTG atgaTTATGACACTAACCTCTGCAGTGGGCGTCCAGTTAGCGGTTTGACTACTCTCAGAAATGGTACCACTGTGGTGTTCAGAG GACATTACTTCTGGACATTGGACAAACATAGAAATCCCGATCCTCCTCAACTAATTACAAAGGTCTGGGGAATCCCATCTCCCATCGACACGGTTTACACCCGCTGCAACTGCCTGGGCAAAACCTACTTCTTCAAG GGAAAGAACTACTGGAGGTTTGAGAATGGTGTGATGGATCCTGGCTTTCCCAAACCCATCACCCAAGGCTTTGGACAGATTGATCACATCACAGCTGCTTTATCTATTCCAGAGTACAGAAGCAGAAAAGAGTCTGTAATCTTCTTCAGGAGAG GTGGGAGGGCACAAAAGTACACATACCAGGTTACTCCAAGTTGTGGGAGAAAGCCAAGAATTTCTCTGTTGACCGTGAGAAGGAGAGCCAGACGACAAGCTG CTGCAGCTCTGGGGCAAGTGATCACCATCTCAAGGACCTGGAAAGGATTTCCGACCGTGGTGACCTCAGCCGTATCTGTACCCTCAAGAGTGAAAGAAGGATACAAGTATTACGTATTCTCTCAAA ACAAATACTACAGCATCAAAATGGAAAGAGAAAAACCTGCCATCCTAAAACCTGCTCAAGGTCCAAAGGAAAACGCAGCAACCAGCTTCTTCAAATGCCCAGCAACCCAGAAAAACTGA